In Arachis stenosperma cultivar V10309 chromosome 1, arast.V10309.gnm1.PFL2, whole genome shotgun sequence, one DNA window encodes the following:
- the LOC130974333 gene encoding uncharacterized protein LOC130974333 — MASEESFVVLVHHRGSIKRKTRSGVKFTNKDPLCIIVRPTTRYEDLVSSVLLKLGLEGVKRVKKFFYRIPITVLQETVKYDCFTIGSDEDLHIMFHCRRQFPEVRTPELLAKLVDAVSSSRGSNRNTTTLATVAGSSSRRAVASSSVPAYEPPVQPVVSPSFAVDLNGSVGDEVGEGEYLRTSLQCAVPAGVGDGFLDDPENDDVEPDMIADDSGDDVGASEPAGTGGGSSSGTQQYPPHFSSLDLDARRQEGVPGQPAGFGTRDAEGSAGLTEFQVGQQFLDKEEALLSVKTYSIHRGVQYKVVESDYRRYVGKCSEFGNGCTWLIRLSLRQRKGVWEVKRYNGPHTCLATSISSDHRSLDYHVISAFIMPMVRADASISIKVLLNATATHFGFRPTYRRVWLAK; from the coding sequence atggctagtgaggagagtttCGTAGTGTTGGTTCACCACAGAGGATCCATTAAGAGGAAAACTCGTTCCGGTGTGAAGTTCACTAATAAGGATCCTCTCTGTATTATCGTCAGGCCTACGACGAGGTATGAGGACCTTGTTAGCTCTGTACTGCTGAAACTTGGTCTAGAAGGTGTGAAACGGgttaagaaatttttttatcgAATTCCAATCACGGTGCTCCAGGAAACCGTGAAGTACGATTGTTTCACAATCGGGAGTGATGAGGACTTGCATATCATGTTTCATTGTCGCCGGCAGTTTCCAGAGGTGAGGACACCAGAACTTTTGGCAAAGTTGGTTGACGCGGTGTCCAGCTCGAGGGGTTCGAACCGGAATACCACCACTTTAGCCACGGTAGCCGGTTCTAGCTCCAGACGAGCCGTTGCATCTTCCTCCGTCCCTGCGTACGAGCCACCCGTCCAACCCGTCGTCTCCCCTTCGTTCGCTGTTGATCTCAACGGCAGTGTAGGCGACGAGGTCGGAGAAGGGGAATATCTGCGGACCTCTTTACAGTGTGCTGTACCGGCTGGGGTTGGAGATGGATTCTTGGATGATCCAGAGAACGATGATGTCGAGCCGGATATGATTGCTGATGACAGTGGCGATGATGTTGGAGCAAGTGAGCCTGCTGGGACGGGCGGTGGTTCTAGCTCTGGCACGCAGCAGTACCCTCCACATTTTTCCTCTTTGGACTTGGATGCCAGGAGGCAGGAGGGGGTTCCTGGGCAGCCCGCTGGATTTGGCACTAGAGATGCTGAAGGGTCTGCAGGTCTGACAGAGTTTCAGGTTGGTCAGCAATTTCTGGATAAAGAAGAGGCCCTCTTAAGTGTCAAGACTTACAGCATCCATCGAGGGGTACAGTACAAGGTCGTGGAGTCTGACTATCGCCGGTATGTGGGCAAGTGTTCTGAGTTCGGCAATGGGTGCACATGGTTGATTCGGCTTAGTCTCCGACAGCGAAAGGGAGTTTGGGAGGTCAAACGTTATAACGGACCGCATACTTGTCTCGCCACCTCCATTTCCAGCGACCACAGGAGTTTGGATTACCACGTGATATCGGCATTCATTATGCCAATGGTTAGGGCTGATGCATCCATCAGCATCAAGGTGCTCCTAAATGCCACCGCCACACACTTTGGGTTTAGGCCAACTTACAGGAGGGTCTGGTTGGCGAAGTAG